A single region of the Hippopotamus amphibius kiboko isolate mHipAmp2 chromosome 6, mHipAmp2.hap2, whole genome shotgun sequence genome encodes:
- the TPBG gene encoding trophoblast glycoprotein: protein MPGGCSRGPAAGDGRLRLARLALVLLGWVSSSSLPSSASSSTSSASFPASAASALPPLPGRCPPPCECSEAARTVKCVNRDLTEVPADLPPYVRTLFLTGNQLAVLPAGAFARRPPLAELAALNLSGSRLGKVRAGAFEHLPSLRQLDLSHNPLVELSPFAFSGSNASDAAPSPLVELMVNRMIPPEAGQQNWSSEAVVAAALRAGHELRGLRRLELASNHLLYLPRDVLAQLPGLRHLDLRNNSLVSLTYVSFRNLTHLESLHLEDNALKVLHNGTLAELQSLPHVRVFLDDNPWVCDCHMADMVAWLKETEVVQGKARLTCAFPEKMRNRVLLELNSSDLDCDPILPPSLQTSYVFLGIVLALIGAIFLLVLYLNRKGIKKWMHNIRDACRDHMEGYHYRYEINADPRLTNLSSNSDV, encoded by the coding sequence ATGCCTGGGGGGTGCTCCcggggccccgccgccggggACGGGCGGCTGCGGCTGGCGCGGCTGGCGCTGGTCCTGCTGGGCTGGGTCTCCtcgtcctccctcccttcctcggcgtcctcctccacctcctcggCGTCGTTCCCGGCCTCCGCGGCGTCCGCCCTGCCCCCGCTGCCGGGCCGATGCCCCCCGCCGTGCGAGTGCTCCGAGGCGGCGCGCACCGTCAAGTGCGTGAACCGCGACCTGACCGAGGTGCCCGCGGACCTGCCCCCCTATGTGCGCACCCTCTTCCTCACCGGCAATCAGCTGGCCGTGCTCCCCGCCGGCGCCTTCGCCCGCCGGCCGCCGCTGGCCGAGCTGGCCGCGCTCAACCTCAGCGGCAGCCGCCTGGGGAAGGTGCGCGCCGGCGCCTTCGAGCATCTGCCCAGCCTGCGCCAGCTCGACCTCAGCCACAACCCACTGGTCGAACTCAGCCCCTTCGCTTTCTCGGGCAGCAACGCCAGCGACGCGGCCCCCAGCCCCTTGGTGGAACTGATGGTGAACCGCATGATACCCCCGGAGGCCGGGCAGCAGAACTGGAGCTCTGAGGCTGTTGTGGCGGCGGCCCTGCGAGCGGGCCACGAGCTGCGCGGGCTGCGCCGCCTGGAGCTGGCCAGCAACCACCTCCTCTACCTGCCCCGCGACGTCCTGGCCCAGCTGCCCGGCCTCAGGCACCTGGACCTGCGCAACAACTCGCTCGTGAGCCTCACCTACGTGTCCTTCCGCAACCTGACACACCTCGAAAGCCTCCACCTGGAGgacaatgccctcaaggtcctgCACAACGGCACCCTGGCAGAGTTGCAAAGCCTGCCCCACGTCAGGGTCTTCCTGGATGACAATCCCTGGGTCTGTGACTGCCACATGGCGGACATGGTGGCCTGGCTCAAGGAGACAGAGGTAGTGCAGGGTAAAGCCAGGCTCACCTGTGCATTTCCGGAAAAAATGAGGAATCGGGTCCTCTTGGAACTCAACAGCTCCGACCTGGACTGTGACCCtatcctccctccatccctgcagACGTCTTATGTCTTCCTGGGCATTGTTTTAGCCCTGATAGGTGCCATTTTCCTGCTGGTTTTGTATCTGAACCGCAAAGGGATAAAAAAGTGGATGCATAACATCAGAGATGCCTGCAGGGATCACATGGAAGGGTATCATTACAGATATGAAATCAATGCGGACCCCAGGTTAACAAACCTCAGTTCTAATTCAGATGTCTGA